The window CGAACAATTATGGCGAACATATAGAGGAAGGTTTGAACCATGTTATCTTCTGGCTACATATACCGATGCAGCTGGCAATTCCGGTTGCTACTCTGCTTCTTGTCTGGATTCGTAATCTGAAAGGAGAAGAATTATGACTACGGATGAAAAAAAGCCAAGTACCGGCATTCATATGGAGTCTGTAAAAGAGGAAATCGAACGGCGTTTGGGAGCAACCTCTGATTTGGCATCCGTAACGATTAGGATTTTTGGGGAGGCAGGGGTGTTCAGCTATTTGACCTCAATGACTAATACTGCTTTTCTAATGGATAATGTTATAAAACCACTCACTCACGCTGTGAGCCCCGTGGACAAACTGCAAAAGAGCCAGTGGCTTGATCGAATTCGAGAGCAGTATTTGACGGGTCTAACCACGGAGGCATCAAATGACCCAGGACATTTCACAGACTTAATCATGAAAGGTTATGCTGCTTTATATATCTCCGGTATGACAGAAGTTTTAATGATTGATATCAAGGAACTTGAAACGCGCGCCGTTACTGAGCCGACTACACAGAGTGTAGCCATTGGACCTAAGGATGGATTCACGGAATCAGCAGAGACGAATATCAGCTTAATTCGGAGGAAGATTCAGAATTCAAACCTACGCTTTGAGAAATATGAACTTGGCGAGATAACCAAGACGTCCATTTACCTCTCCTATGTAGATGACTTAGTTGAGAAGGAAGTCTTGAATCAAATCCGCGATAAAATTAAGCAGCACAAAATGGATAGTCTGTTCGCTTCCAGCAACCTTGACACCCTGTTCCAGTCCAAAGAACTTTCGTTGTTTCCGACCGTCTATGCAAGTGAAAGGCCAGATAATATTTGTAATGGTTTAATTGATAAGCGTGTCGCCGTTATCGTAAACGGTAGTCCGTTCGTGCTAATGGTTCCCTCACTATTAAATGATTACTTCAGATCACCAGAGGACGTCTACCAATGGTTCTCCTTCGGTGTTTTTATCAGGTACCTGCGATATTTGTCCTTACTGATCTCACTCTGTATGCCGGCACTCTATATCTCAATCACTTGTTATCATCAGGAATTGATTCCGACCATGCTGCTCACGAGCATAGCCGCCCAGCGGCAAGGTATTCCATTCCCGGTTGTTTTTGAGGTTTTGGTGCTCGAGATCACATTTGAAATCCTTAGAGAAGCAGGAACCCGCATGCCGCGCATTATCGGGCAATCCATCTCGATTGCAGGCGCGCTGGTACTTGGACAAGCTGCTGTTTTGGCGGGCTTTGTATCCAATGTCAGCTTAATCGTTGTTTCGTTAACGGTTATTTCAGGTTTTGTATCCCCAATCTACAGCTTTGGTGCAAGAATACGTTTATTCCGATACGGGCTTATCATACTTGGTTCCCTCTTGGGTTTGTTTGGCGTTTTCCTTGCGTGTGCGTTTTTGTTGATTCACTTGTCGCGTATCGAACCTTACGGGATACCCTATCTAACATCCAGTCTTACGAAGCGTGCGAAAAAGGGGGAGCGAAATGCTGCGTAAAGGTTTACTTCTGATTATGGCGGCTACCCTATGTCTGCTTCTAAGCGGCTGCTGGGATTGGGTGGAGGTGAACCAGTCCTCCATGTTAACCGGAATGGCTATTGAGCCAGGGAAGAATGGAATGTTAAAGCTCACCATGGAAGTGTTAAATCCCGCCGAGGCGCAAAGAGTACAAAACGGAAGTGGAGGGCCTCCTACACTTCTATATACCATGGAGGGAAAATCAATCAGTGAAGCTTCTTCCCGCATGAACGAGATGGTTGAACGGAAAATCATCTTCTCTCATATCCATATGGTTGTCATCGATGAAAGCATTGCGCGGAAAGGATTAAGTCAGATTATTGATGTTCTTCAGCGATCCCGCTTTGTTCGCGAGGACGTGCTATTACTGATTGCCAAAGATACACCGGCATCAAATGTACTTAAGATCATGTATCCAAGTGGACAATATGCAAGCTGGAAGCTCAGAATGCAGATCATTCATTTTTACCGTTCTTGGGGCGGCACTCCGAAAAGTACATTGTACAACTATACAGATGCAATGTTGGATGAAGGAAGGGAGCCTGTTCTCGCTGCAATTTCTATAGAAGGAGACGTTAACAACAGCGACAACAGCAAAGCCACAACGTCATCTATTCCTAGAGCCATCGTCAAATGTGCAGGTTCCGCCGTGTTCAGAGAGGACAAGCTTATTGGTTTTATTTCGGTGTCAGATACAAGATTGTTAAACCTGATTAGAGACAAGATTACAGGAACGAGTTTTGCTGTTCCGGTTGACAACAAACAAGGTGTCGCAACGATTCGGATGAACCCGATACACACAAACATTGATGTAACATTGAATAACGGACGCCCGCATGTAAAATTATCTATTGCAGGAGAAGGCCATGTGAGCAGCATTGATACGGATTTACCTCTTGATACTGCGGCAGGGTATCGACAACTGGAACAGCTGGAGTCTAATTACCTGAACGAACAGGTTAGATCCACCATTAGCCGTGTACAAAAAGAGTTTGGTGTGGACATTTTTGGTTTCGGAGAGTATATGAACCGGCATCACAATGCTCAGTATAAGCTTGCGAAGAAAGATTGGAACGGTCATTTTAAAGAAGCTGAAATCGAGGTTTTCAGCAGAGTTGCAATAACCCGGTCGGACTTGAAAACTAGGAGGTTAAACTAAGATTCATCTGAGATGCTAAGCGTAAATCAGTATTTTGGACTAAACAGACAAATAATTTGAGCTACGCAGCAAAGTTTCTTTTCTTGATTCCTGGTATTCTATAGGTAAAAG of the Paenibacillus pedocola genome contains:
- a CDS encoding spore germination protein; its protein translation is MTTDEKKPSTGIHMESVKEEIERRLGATSDLASVTIRIFGEAGVFSYLTSMTNTAFLMDNVIKPLTHAVSPVDKLQKSQWLDRIREQYLTGLTTEASNDPGHFTDLIMKGYAALYISGMTEVLMIDIKELETRAVTEPTTQSVAIGPKDGFTESAETNISLIRRKIQNSNLRFEKYELGEITKTSIYLSYVDDLVEKEVLNQIRDKIKQHKMDSLFASSNLDTLFQSKELSLFPTVYASERPDNICNGLIDKRVAVIVNGSPFVLMVPSLLNDYFRSPEDVYQWFSFGVFIRYLRYLSLLISLCMPALYISITCYHQELIPTMLLTSIAAQRQGIPFPVVFEVLVLEITFEILREAGTRMPRIIGQSISIAGALVLGQAAVLAGFVSNVSLIVVSLTVISGFVSPIYSFGARIRLFRYGLIILGSLLGLFGVFLACAFLLIHLSRIEPYGIPYLTSSLTKRAKKGERNAA
- a CDS encoding Ger(x)C family spore germination protein; translated protein: MLRKGLLLIMAATLCLLLSGCWDWVEVNQSSMLTGMAIEPGKNGMLKLTMEVLNPAEAQRVQNGSGGPPTLLYTMEGKSISEASSRMNEMVERKIIFSHIHMVVIDESIARKGLSQIIDVLQRSRFVREDVLLLIAKDTPASNVLKIMYPSGQYASWKLRMQIIHFYRSWGGTPKSTLYNYTDAMLDEGREPVLAAISIEGDVNNSDNSKATTSSIPRAIVKCAGSAVFREDKLIGFISVSDTRLLNLIRDKITGTSFAVPVDNKQGVATIRMNPIHTNIDVTLNNGRPHVKLSIAGEGHVSSIDTDLPLDTAAGYRQLEQLESNYLNEQVRSTISRVQKEFGVDIFGFGEYMNRHHNAQYKLAKKDWNGHFKEAEIEVFSRVAITRSDLKTRRLN